The sequence below is a genomic window from Vibrio mangrovi.
GGTTGTTCATGTTTACAACTCAACCTCGACCGTTCAGCGTGAGCAAGTCTTCGGGAAAGACCGTGAAGGTATCAAAGCCATTGCCGTTCAGGGTGCTCGCTGGGTGCGTGAATACGCGGAGCTGAATCCGGAGACTGAATGGGCATTTCAATATTCCCCGGAAAGTTTTACCGGTACAGAAATGGATTATGCGGTGGAAGTGTGCAATGCCGTGATTCAGGAATGGCAACCGGAGACGGGGCGTCGTGTTATTCTGAATTTGCCGGCGACAGTTGAGATGTCGACTCCCAATATTTATGCCGACCAGATTGAGTACTTCTGCCGCAGTGTGAATCATCGCGATCAGGTTGAGATCAGTCTGCATACTCACAATGACCGCGGTTGTGGTGTCGCGGCTGCGGAGCTCGGTGTCATGGCTGGTGCTGATCGGATCGAAGGGACTTTGCTGGGGAATGGTGAGCGTACGGGCAATATGGATATTGTGACGATGGGAATGAACCTCTATTCTCAGGGCATCGATCCTGAGCTCGATTTTTCTGATATTCAGGAAATCATCGAAGTGGTTGAATATTGCACCGAGCTGCCGGTATCGGCGCGTCATCCCTGGGCCGGAGAATTGGTGTATACCGCCTTTTCGGGCAGTCATCAGGATGCGATCCGCAAGTCGATGCAATATCACGAAAAGCATCAGTTACCGCACTGGCAAGTGGCTTATCTGCCGATTGATCCGCGTGATATCGGCAGAGATTATGAAGCCGTGGTCCGGATTAACAGCCAGAGTGGTAAAGGCGGTGTCGCACTGATTCTGGAGCGTGACCACAATATTAGCTTGCCTAAGTGGATGCACAGTGAGGTGAGTCAGGTGGTCCAGAAAGCTACGGAAAGTAGCGGTGCAGAAATTACCTCGCAGGAGATCAAAGCGATTTTCGAACAGTATTTCGTTACCTGTAATCCGCAATGGATGCTGGAAGGATATGATGTCCGCACCGGGCAGAGTAAGGTTGCCGGAGAGTTCCGTATCCCGGCTATCAAGCCGGCGTTATATGGTGAAGGTCACGGTATTGTAGAAGCATTCGTCAATGCTTTGGAAAAGCGGTTCGGTATTGAGATTCGGGTAACTCATTTGGATGAAAGTGCTCTTTCCGCCACGACCGATGCTCAGGCTCAGGCATGCATTGCTTTAGATGTCGCCGGTCACCGGTATTGTAGTGTGACGACTGGTGAAGATACCTCCGCAGCGGT
It includes:
- the leuA gene encoding 2-isopropylmalate synthase — translated: MFDFRKYRAFEPIRLTDRTWPDQVITQAPGWCSVDLRDGNQALINPMDVAKKTRMFQLLVKLGFKEIEVGFPAASQPDFDFVRALIDNDLIPDDVSVQILTQAREELIARSFDALKGVKKAVVHVYNSTSTVQREQVFGKDREGIKAIAVQGARWVREYAELNPETEWAFQYSPESFTGTEMDYAVEVCNAVIQEWQPETGRRVILNLPATVEMSTPNIYADQIEYFCRSVNHRDQVEISLHTHNDRGCGVAAAELGVMAGADRIEGTLLGNGERTGNMDIVTMGMNLYSQGIDPELDFSDIQEIIEVVEYCTELPVSARHPWAGELVYTAFSGSHQDAIRKSMQYHEKHQLPHWQVAYLPIDPRDIGRDYEAVVRINSQSGKGGVALILERDHNISLPKWMHSEVSQVVQKATESSGAEITSQEIKAIFEQYFVTCNPQWMLEGYDVRTGQSKVAGEFRIPAIKPALYGEGHGIVEAFVNALEKRFGIEIRVTHLDESALSATTDAQAQACIALDVAGHRYCSVTTGEDTSAAVLQGVLTAFARSQLAQQIAA